In a single window of the Saccharothrix australiensis genome:
- a CDS encoding amidase — MRSLLAAVLAVLLVAPPAQAGDGGAALGFDLDGATIPDLVHRFEAGTLTSVDLTRAYLRRIATVDRRVRSVVAVDPTALAQAEAGDRRRARGGARGPLDGIPVLLKDNIDTRGLASTAGSRALRVPPRDDAELVGRLRAAGAVVLGKTNLSEWANFRSTRSTSGWSGVGGQTNNPHVLDRNPCGSSSGSGAAVAASLAQVAVGTETDGSIVCPAGQNGVVGLKPTLGAVSGDGIVPISAHQDTAGPMARHVVDAAILMSALAGRGGDHAVAASSDALRGARVGVWRKAGASPEADRVVREAEQALRRAGATVVEVELPYQDRIEAVEFPALITEFRHDLERYLADRPGAPRTLGELIAFNERDPVELGKFGQELFLAARDAPPVTDPVYLEQRRTATELARRSIDEVLAEHRLDAVMAPTNSPAWRTDHAAGDAFVLGSSTPAAVAGYPNVTVPAGFAGPLPVGVSFFAGRDADARLLRFAAAFEHATKARRVPHYLPTLP; from the coding sequence ATGCGATCACTGCTCGCGGCCGTTCTCGCCGTGCTCCTCGTCGCGCCGCCCGCTCAGGCCGGGGACGGGGGCGCGGCGCTCGGGTTCGACCTGGACGGCGCGACCATTCCGGACCTGGTCCACCGGTTCGAGGCGGGCACGCTGACGTCGGTCGACCTGACCCGCGCCTACCTGCGCCGGATCGCGACGGTGGACCGGCGGGTGCGGTCGGTGGTCGCCGTCGACCCGACGGCCCTGGCGCAGGCGGAGGCCGGCGACCGCCGTCGTGCGCGCGGTGGCGCGCGCGGCCCGCTGGACGGCATCCCGGTGTTGCTCAAGGACAACATCGACACGCGGGGGCTGGCGAGCACGGCGGGTTCGCGGGCGTTGCGGGTGCCGCCGCGCGACGACGCGGAGCTCGTCGGGCGGCTGCGGGCCGCCGGCGCGGTGGTGCTGGGCAAGACGAACCTGTCGGAGTGGGCCAACTTCCGCTCGACGCGGTCCACGTCGGGGTGGTCGGGCGTCGGCGGCCAGACGAACAACCCGCACGTGCTGGACCGCAACCCGTGCGGCTCGTCGTCCGGTTCGGGCGCGGCGGTCGCGGCGTCGCTGGCGCAGGTGGCGGTGGGCACGGAGACCGACGGTTCGATCGTGTGCCCGGCGGGGCAGAACGGCGTCGTGGGGCTCAAGCCCACGCTGGGCGCGGTGAGCGGGGACGGGATCGTGCCGATCTCGGCGCACCAGGACACGGCCGGGCCGATGGCGCGGCACGTGGTGGACGCCGCGATCCTGATGTCCGCTCTGGCCGGGCGTGGCGGCGACCACGCGGTGGCGGCGTCGTCGGACGCGCTGCGCGGCGCGCGGGTCGGGGTGTGGCGCAAGGCGGGCGCGAGCCCGGAGGCGGACCGCGTGGTGCGGGAGGCGGAGCAGGCCCTGCGGCGGGCGGGCGCGACCGTGGTGGAGGTGGAGCTGCCGTACCAGGACCGGATCGAGGCGGTGGAGTTCCCGGCGCTGATCACCGAGTTCCGGCACGACCTGGAGCGGTACCTGGCCGACCGGCCGGGCGCGCCGCGCACGCTGGGCGAGCTGATCGCGTTCAACGAGCGGGACCCGGTGGAGCTGGGGAAGTTCGGCCAGGAGCTGTTCCTGGCGGCCCGCGACGCGCCGCCGGTGACCGACCCGGTGTACCTGGAGCAGCGCCGGACGGCGACGGAGCTGGCCCGTCGCTCGATCGACGAGGTGCTGGCGGAGCACCGGCTGGACGCGGTGATGGCGCCGACGAACTCGCCCGCGTGGCGGACCGACCACGCGGCGGGCGACGCGTTCGTGCTGGGCTCGTCGACGCCGGCGGCGGTGGCCGGCTACCCGAACGTGACGGTGCCGGCGGGGTTCGCGGGGCCGTTGCCGGTGGGGGTGTCGTTCTTCGCGGGGCGGGACGCGGACGCGCGGCTGCTGCGGTTCGCGGCGGCGTTCGAGCACGCGACCAAGGCCCGCCGCGTGCCGCACTACCTGCCGACCCTGCCGTGA
- a CDS encoding adenylosuccinate synthetase, with protein MTGRAGVTGHVVVVGLGFGDEGKGAVVDALCRDGSVSSVVRFNGGAQAAHNVVADGRHHTFSQFGSGTLAGVPTLLSRHVLVEPIALAAEARELAALGVADPLRLVTAHADALLTTPFHVAANRVREDARGPRRHGSCGKGIGETVWYSLLARRAARPGDVVEGQVVPGEPGEAPTVGDCARRAVLRRKLDALARCYRPLAGDGTSVAGLVALYRAFADAVRIVDGDEVGRRADAGRLVLEGAQGVLLDQDHGFHPHTTWSSTTPRNARLLLGGRPARVLGVTRTYQTRHGAGPLPTEDAALPARFPERHNGTGEYQGAWRAGHLDAVLLRHAVAACGGVDGLAVTHLDARDLSVATAYRTASGPVTRLPAGVDRTAFVAGCAPVVEPLPDPVAWLEREVGVPVEVTGRGPDRADYTVRTPVAA; from the coding sequence CCGGGACGGGTCGGTGTCGTCGGTCGTGCGGTTCAACGGCGGCGCGCAGGCCGCGCACAACGTGGTCGCCGACGGACGGCACCACACGTTCAGCCAGTTCGGGTCCGGCACCCTCGCGGGCGTGCCGACCCTGCTGTCGCGGCACGTCCTGGTGGAGCCGATCGCCCTGGCCGCCGAGGCGCGGGAACTGGCGGCGCTGGGCGTCGCCGACCCGCTGCGGCTGGTGACCGCGCACGCCGACGCGCTGCTGACCACCCCGTTCCACGTGGCGGCCAACCGCGTCCGCGAGGACGCGCGCGGCCCCCGCCGGCACGGCTCGTGCGGCAAGGGCATCGGCGAGACGGTGTGGTACTCGCTGCTCGCCCGCCGCGCCGCCCGACCGGGCGACGTCGTGGAGGGCCAGGTCGTGCCCGGCGAGCCGGGCGAGGCGCCCACCGTCGGCGACTGCGCGCGGCGCGCGGTGCTGCGGCGCAAGCTCGACGCGCTGGCGCGCTGCTACCGGCCGCTGGCCGGGGACGGCACGTCGGTGGCCGGGCTGGTGGCCCTGTACCGGGCGTTCGCCGACGCGGTGCGGATCGTCGACGGCGACGAGGTGGGCCGCCGCGCCGACGCCGGGCGGCTGGTGCTGGAAGGGGCGCAGGGCGTGCTGCTGGACCAGGACCACGGGTTCCACCCGCACACCACCTGGTCGTCGACGACACCCCGCAACGCCCGCCTGCTGCTGGGCGGACGCCCGGCGCGGGTGCTCGGCGTCACGCGGACCTACCAGACGCGGCACGGCGCGGGTCCCCTGCCGACCGAGGACGCGGCCCTGCCTGCCCGGTTCCCCGAACGGCACAACGGGACCGGCGAGTACCAGGGCGCGTGGCGCGCGGGGCACCTGGACGCCGTGCTGCTGCGGCACGCGGTCGCGGCGTGCGGCGGCGTGGACGGGCTCGCGGTGACGCACCTCGACGCGCGCGACCTGTCGGTGGCCACCGCCTACCGCACCGCGAGCGGCCCGGTGACCCGCCTGCCCGCCGGGGTCGACCGGACGGCGTTCGTGGCGGGGTGCGCGCCGGTGGTGGAGCCGCTGCCCGACCCGGTCGCGTGGCTGGAGCGCGAGGTCGGCGTCCCGGTGGAGGTCACGGGCCGCGGGCCGGACCGGGCCGACTACACCGTGCGGACGCCGGTGGCGGCCTGA
- a CDS encoding NUDIX domain-containing protein, which yields MDGQGIESTLVSVDVLALRFDPEARSVLLGVAPRAADPFAGDLALPGVLLGRGERLRDAALRAVTGKLGVPGRAVTATGQLATFDEPSRDPRGPTLSIALWATLDPARLEGSAEWSPLDAVPPLAFDHDRIVADCRPLLADRLWRDVPFTAGLLGPEFTTAQALDVTESLTGDRPYPANLGRTMDRVPGLTRTTRHAAALPKGGRPPLVWRWDGDR from the coding sequence GTGGACGGGCAGGGGATCGAGTCGACGTTGGTGTCGGTGGACGTGCTCGCGCTGCGGTTCGACCCGGAGGCCCGGTCGGTGCTGCTGGGCGTCGCGCCGCGCGCGGCCGACCCGTTCGCGGGCGACCTGGCGCTGCCGGGCGTGCTGCTGGGCCGGGGCGAGCGGCTGCGCGACGCCGCGCTGCGCGCGGTCACCGGCAAGCTCGGCGTGCCGGGGCGCGCGGTGACCGCGACGGGCCAGCTCGCGACGTTCGACGAACCCTCCCGCGACCCTCGCGGACCGACGCTGTCCATCGCGCTGTGGGCCACGCTCGACCCCGCGCGGCTGGAGGGTAGCGCCGAGTGGTCGCCGCTGGACGCGGTGCCGCCGCTGGCGTTCGACCACGACCGGATCGTGGCCGACTGCCGACCGCTGCTGGCCGACCGGCTGTGGCGGGACGTGCCGTTCACGGCGGGCCTGCTGGGACCCGAGTTCACCACCGCGCAGGCGCTGGACGTCACCGAGTCGCTGACCGGCGACCGGCCGTACCCGGCCAACCTCGGCCGCACGATGGACCGCGTGCCCGGCCTGACCCGCACCACCCGGCACGCCGCCGCCCTGCCGAAGGGCGGCCGGCCACCGCTGGTGTGGCGCTGGGACGGCGACCGCTAG